One genomic window of bacterium includes the following:
- a CDS encoding TonB family protein yields MRKEKRNLFLQALLISLLGNLTIVLVLANYAETAAPLAPPRGAQELANLEVLKPPPLTIKVPEIKPPPRTIQAAPEPSDDPDAVGTYRTPIIEYIPVETDPDLWPDINPDVHNPDPTQRYTPPKAVFAPEPEYPQLLKEAGWSGSCTVGLYISEKGEILKVWILRSSGKAEADLAALAAAESSRWEPASEAGFDIPKSICVTYEFLVDVR; encoded by the coding sequence ATGCGAAAAGAAAAACGAAACCTCTTCCTCCAGGCCCTCCTCATCTCGCTGCTGGGGAACCTGACCATCGTCCTGGTTCTTGCCAACTACGCCGAGACGGCCGCCCCCCTGGCCCCGCCGCGCGGCGCCCAGGAGCTGGCGAACCTCGAGGTGCTGAAACCGCCGCCCCTGACGATAAAGGTCCCCGAGATCAAACCGCCGCCGAGGACTATTCAGGCCGCGCCGGAGCCGAGCGACGATCCCGACGCCGTTGGAACGTACCGGACCCCCATAATCGAGTACATCCCCGTGGAAACGGACCCCGACCTCTGGCCCGACATCAATCCCGACGTCCACAACCCCGACCCGACGCAGAGGTACACCCCGCCGAAGGCCGTCTTCGCCCCGGAGCCCGAGTACCCGCAGCTCTTGAAGGAAGCGGGCTGGTCCGGCTCCTGCACCGTCGGTTTGTATATCAGCGAGAAGGGCGAGATTCTCAAGGTCTGGATCCTGCGCTCCTCCGGGAAGGCGGAGGCGGACCTGGCGGCCCTGGCCGCCGCGGAATCCTCGCGCTGGGAGCCGGCCTCCGAGGCGGGCTTCGACATACCCAAGAGCATCTGTGTCACCTACGAGTTCCTCGTGGACGTCCGTTAA